One Nocardia farcinica genomic region harbors:
- a CDS encoding HAD family hydrolase has protein sequence MDTIDDTVAAAAPCAVLFDRDDTLIVDVPYLADPAGVRPVPGAAEQLNRLRAAGIRVGVVSNQSGVAAGLISPAQLAAVNARVEELLGPFDTWQVCTHGRDDGCRCRKPEPGLVIDAAAALGTVPADCVLIGDIGSDVAAAVAAGARAVLVPTAKTRPEEIAYAREVALVAPDLADAVTLALSGTSRKDVLS, from the coding sequence GTGGACACGATCGACGACACGGTGGCCGCGGCGGCGCCGTGCGCGGTGCTCTTCGACCGCGACGACACCCTCATCGTCGACGTCCCCTATCTCGCCGACCCCGCCGGGGTGCGTCCGGTGCCCGGCGCGGCCGAGCAACTGAACCGCCTGCGGGCGGCCGGAATCCGGGTCGGGGTGGTCAGCAACCAGTCCGGCGTCGCCGCCGGGCTGATCAGTCCCGCGCAGCTGGCGGCGGTCAATGCCAGGGTCGAGGAACTGCTCGGACCGTTCGACACCTGGCAGGTGTGCACGCACGGACGCGACGACGGATGCCGGTGCCGCAAGCCCGAACCGGGGCTGGTGATCGACGCCGCCGCCGCGCTGGGCACGGTGCCCGCCGACTGTGTGCTGATCGGCGACATCGGCTCGGACGTGGCCGCCGCCGTCGCGGCGGGCGCGCGCGCCGTATTGGTTCCCACCGCCAAGACCCGCCCCGAGGAGATCGCCTACGCCCGGGAGGTGGCACTGGTCGCGCCGGATCTGGCCGACGCGGTGACGCTTGCCCTGTCGGGCACGTCGAGAAAGGACGTACTGTCGTGA
- a CDS encoding PfkB family carbohydrate kinase, with product MAATGPLVVVGDILLDVDVEGTADRRSPDAPVPVVDVTGRTYRPGGAGLAARLAADDSAEVVLIAGFAPDEASERLRALLGPRVRVVALPLHGATVRKERVLATGPWARPGARGDQRGRRALITRIDYGDGRIGTDPLPDDALDALAAARGVLVSDYGRGASAHPHLRAVLKNAAAPVVWDPHPRGAAPVPGMTLVTPNRGEALDQLAAPPTTDTDLCALTRRWGVRAVAVTLGSEGALVCGRHECTRIALPAERRGPDGCDTCGAGDRFATAATAALADGHDLEQAVRRAVYAAADFVARGAAGTVSVTESAVPEPVSVTSWA from the coding sequence ATGGCGGCCACGGGGCCGCTGGTCGTGGTGGGCGACATCCTGCTGGACGTGGACGTCGAGGGTACGGCGGATCGGCGCAGCCCGGACGCTCCGGTGCCGGTCGTCGATGTCACCGGCCGCACCTATCGTCCCGGCGGCGCGGGCCTGGCGGCCCGGCTGGCCGCCGACGACAGCGCCGAGGTGGTGCTGATCGCCGGCTTCGCCCCCGACGAGGCGAGCGAGCGGTTGCGCGCGCTGCTCGGTCCGCGGGTGCGCGTGGTCGCCCTGCCGCTGCACGGCGCGACCGTCCGCAAGGAGCGGGTACTCGCCACCGGGCCGTGGGCCCGGCCCGGCGCGCGCGGCGACCAGCGCGGCCGCCGGGCCCTGATCACCCGCATCGACTACGGCGACGGCCGGATCGGCACCGACCCGCTCCCGGACGACGCGCTCGACGCGCTCGCCGCCGCGCGCGGTGTGCTGGTGTCGGATTACGGGCGCGGCGCGAGCGCGCACCCGCACCTGCGGGCGGTCCTGAAGAACGCCGCGGCGCCGGTGGTGTGGGATCCGCATCCGCGCGGCGCGGCGCCCGTGCCGGGCATGACGCTGGTGACACCGAATCGCGGCGAGGCGCTGGACCAGCTGGCCGCCCCGCCCACCACGGACACCGACCTGTGCGCGCTGACCCGGCGGTGGGGCGTTCGGGCGGTGGCGGTCACCCTCGGGTCGGAGGGCGCGCTGGTGTGCGGGCGGCACGAGTGCACCCGGATCGCCCTGCCCGCCGAGCGACGCGGCCCGGACGGGTGCGACACCTGCGGCGCGGGCGACCGTTTCGCCACCGCCGCGACGGCCGCCCTGGCCGACGGCCACGACCTCGAGCAGGCGGTGCGGCGCGCGGTGTACGCCGCGGCCGATTTCGTGGCCCGCGGCGCGGCGGGCACCGTCTCGGTCACGGAATCGGCGGTGCCCGAACCGGTCTCGGTGACGTCGTGGGCGTGA
- a CDS encoding glycosyltransferase family 9 protein, whose translation MTSPPPPAPHVLAARLDSAGDVLLMGPAVRAVAAGAGRVTFLAGPRGVAAARLLPGIDEIVEYHAGWVDFDSPPVTAAGIDAFVTDLRARRIDEAVIFTSFHQSPLPLALLLRMAGVPRISAISPDYPGSLLDVRHRVDDDVPEPERALSLAEAAGYRGDGGGLRVRADLPDVGHLTGAPGYVVVHPGAAVPARRPSAERCRSYVAALTAAGHRVLVTGGPDERELTAAVAAGLAPDLGGATDLAGLAAILRDAAVVVAPNTGPAHLAAAVGTPIVSLFAPVVPAIRWAPYGVPTVLLGDQRAACAGSRARECPVPGHPCLDGITAQEVVAAVVTLLDGRDAPTRLRPRRFDRARRGISEADVVGAADQGQA comes from the coding sequence ATGACCTCGCCACCGCCGCCCGCCCCGCACGTCCTGGCCGCGCGGCTCGACAGCGCCGGGGACGTGCTGCTCATGGGTCCGGCCGTGCGGGCCGTCGCCGCCGGGGCGGGCCGGGTGACCTTCCTGGCCGGTCCGCGCGGGGTGGCCGCGGCGCGACTGCTGCCCGGCATCGACGAGATCGTCGAATATCACGCGGGCTGGGTCGATTTCGACTCCCCGCCGGTCACCGCGGCGGGCATCGACGCGTTCGTCACCGACCTGCGCGCGCGCCGGATCGACGAGGCGGTGATCTTCACCTCCTTCCATCAGTCGCCGCTGCCGCTGGCGCTGCTGCTGCGCATGGCCGGGGTGCCGCGGATCTCGGCGATCAGCCCCGACTATCCGGGTTCGCTGCTCGACGTGCGCCACCGCGTCGACGACGACGTACCGGAACCGGAGCGGGCGCTCTCGCTCGCCGAAGCCGCGGGCTACCGGGGCGACGGCGGCGGGTTGCGAGTGCGGGCCGACCTCCCCGACGTCGGACATCTCACCGGCGCACCGGGTTACGTCGTGGTGCATCCCGGGGCCGCGGTGCCCGCGCGGCGCCCCTCGGCCGAACGCTGCCGGTCCTATGTGGCCGCACTGACCGCCGCCGGGCATCGGGTGCTGGTCACCGGCGGGCCCGACGAACGGGAACTCACCGCCGCCGTCGCGGCCGGACTCGCTCCCGATCTGGGCGGCGCCACCGATCTCGCGGGGCTGGCGGCGATCCTGCGGGACGCGGCGGTGGTCGTCGCCCCGAACACCGGGCCCGCGCACCTGGCCGCGGCGGTCGGCACGCCGATCGTGTCGCTGTTCGCCCCGGTGGTGCCCGCGATCCGCTGGGCGCCCTACGGGGTGCCCACCGTGCTGCTCGGCGATCAGCGGGCGGCGTGCGCGGGCAGCAGGGCGCGGGAATGTCCGGTTCCCGGGCATCCGTGCCTGGACGGGATCACCGCGCAGGAGGTGGTGGCCGCGGTGGTGACGCTGCTGGACGGGCGCGACGCGCCGACCCGGCTGCGGCCGCGCCGTTTCGACCGCGCGCGGCGGGGAATCAGCGAGGCAGACGTGGTCGGCGCGGCCGACCAGGGGCAGGCGTGA
- a CDS encoding glycosyltransferase family 2 protein, whose protein sequence is MRDKTVGVLLVTYQSAEDLPRFLDSLGPAVEPLAVDVVCVDNTSTDNGPDLVADYGGRVIRNTRNVGLSRAINQAAAQTDAEWLLVANPDTQLAPGAVAGLVETARADDRIGMIGPKILRLDGTPYPSGRRFPSLLVGVAHALLGGVWPGNPATRRYFGPQLTGPGDVDWISGCCMLFRRAAFDQVGGFDERYFLYFEEVQMALNMHRAGWRVVLDPTVEIRHREGGSMRSAPFRKVRAHHRSALRFYCDYHRGTPWILAAPLVAAGLAVRAVLAAAVTAATGRLARN, encoded by the coding sequence ATGCGTGACAAGACGGTCGGGGTGCTGCTGGTGACCTACCAGAGCGCCGAGGATCTGCCCCGTTTCCTGGATTCGCTCGGTCCCGCGGTGGAGCCGCTGGCGGTGGACGTGGTGTGTGTGGACAACACCAGCACCGACAACGGTCCCGACCTCGTCGCCGACTACGGCGGCCGCGTCATCCGCAACACCCGCAACGTCGGCCTCTCGCGCGCGATCAATCAGGCCGCGGCGCAGACCGACGCCGAATGGCTGCTGGTCGCCAATCCGGACACCCAGCTCGCGCCCGGTGCCGTCGCCGGACTGGTCGAGACCGCGCGCGCCGACGACCGCATCGGCATGATCGGCCCGAAGATCCTGCGCTTGGACGGCACCCCGTACCCGTCCGGCCGCCGCTTCCCGTCGCTGCTCGTCGGTGTCGCGCACGCCCTGCTGGGCGGGGTGTGGCCCGGCAACCCGGCCACCCGCCGCTACTTCGGCCCCCAGCTGACCGGCCCCGGCGACGTGGACTGGATCTCCGGCTGCTGCATGCTGTTCCGTCGCGCCGCCTTCGACCAGGTCGGCGGCTTCGACGAGCGCTACTTCCTCTACTTCGAGGAAGTGCAGATGGCGCTGAACATGCACCGGGCGGGCTGGCGCGTCGTCCTCGACCCCACCGTCGAGATCCGGCACCGCGAGGGCGGCAGCATGCGCTCGGCGCCCTTCCGCAAGGTCCGCGCGCACCACCGCTCGGCGCTGCGCTTCTACTGCGACTACCACCGCGGCACCCCCTGGATCCTCGCCGCCCCGCTGGTCGCCGCGGGCCTGGCCGTCCGCGCCGTCCTCGCCGCCGCCGTCACCGCCGCCACCGGGCGCCTCGCCCGCAACTGA
- a CDS encoding D-sedoheptulose-7-phosphate isomerase: MTSSKVQSTRHLVPGTGAELERHFDALSNALRRNLSPAVAHIWTWGEELARVYQRGGRLFTCGNGGSAAEAQHLSAELTGRFRGERQPLSAIALHCDTSSTTAIVNDYGIDEMFARQLRAHGRPGDVLVVLSTSGSSPNVVAAAKAAHDIGMATRAMTGPPPNPLAALCDDAVAIEADTVATVQEMHLVLVHALCTALEAALEVR, translated from the coding sequence GTGACCAGCTCGAAGGTGCAATCCACCCGTCATCTCGTCCCCGGTACCGGGGCCGAGCTCGAGCGCCACTTCGACGCGCTCTCGAACGCGCTGCGGCGCAATCTGTCTCCCGCCGTCGCGCACATCTGGACCTGGGGCGAGGAACTGGCCCGCGTCTATCAGCGCGGCGGGCGGCTGTTCACCTGCGGCAACGGCGGCAGCGCGGCCGAGGCCCAGCACCTGTCCGCCGAGCTGACCGGCCGGTTCCGCGGCGAACGGCAGCCGTTGTCGGCGATCGCGTTGCATTGCGACACGTCGAGCACCACCGCGATCGTCAACGACTACGGCATCGACGAGATGTTCGCCCGCCAGCTGCGCGCGCACGGCCGTCCCGGCGACGTGCTGGTGGTGTTGTCCACCAGCGGCTCGAGTCCCAACGTGGTCGCCGCCGCCAAGGCCGCGCACGACATCGGCATGGCGACACGGGCGATGACCGGTCCCCCGCCGAATCCCCTTGCCGCCCTGTGCGACGACGCCGTCGCCATCGAAGCCGACACCGTCGCCACCGTCCAGGAGATGCACCTGGTGCTGGTGCACGCGCTGTGCACCGCGCTCGAGGCCGCGCTGGAGGTGCGCTGA
- a CDS encoding glycosyltransferase family 9 protein gives MGVTLALRALGLGDLLTALPALRALRAARPDDRLVLAAPGWLRPIVDLACCVDELHETPGLGRLHWTGPPPDLAVNLHGRGPQSIADLLATGATRLITHAHPDFPIPGPSWSPTAHEVRRWCDLLAGAGIPADPARLDLAPPPEGTPHTGAVVVHPGGSSAARRWPADRFAEVAAYLRGRADRVLVTGDAAERPLAESVAARAGLGPDAVLAGELDLRELAATVDGAALVVCSDTGVGHLATAFGTPSVVLFGPNPPAWWGPPPQRRRHVALWAGHIGDPHGDTVDPGLLALGTDEVIAAVRAQLTRWPPRARQDSPAPS, from the coding sequence GTGGGCGTGACGCTGGCGCTGCGCGCGCTCGGGCTCGGCGATCTGCTCACCGCGCTGCCCGCCCTGCGCGCCCTGCGCGCGGCCCGCCCCGACGACCGGCTCGTCCTCGCCGCCCCCGGCTGGCTGCGCCCGATCGTCGACCTGGCCTGCTGTGTGGACGAACTGCACGAGACACCCGGCCTCGGCCGACTGCACTGGACCGGCCCGCCGCCCGACCTGGCGGTGAATCTGCACGGACGCGGACCCCAGAGCATCGCCGACCTGCTCGCCACGGGCGCGACGCGGCTGATCACCCACGCGCACCCGGATTTTCCGATCCCGGGCCCGTCGTGGTCGCCGACCGCCCACGAGGTGCGGCGCTGGTGCGATCTGCTCGCGGGGGCCGGCATTCCCGCCGATCCGGCCCGCCTCGACCTGGCTCCCCCGCCCGAGGGCACCCCGCACACGGGCGCGGTGGTGGTACATCCGGGCGGCAGTTCGGCCGCGCGGCGCTGGCCCGCCGACCGGTTCGCCGAGGTCGCCGCCTACCTGCGCGGCCGCGCCGACCGCGTGCTCGTCACCGGCGACGCCGCCGAACGGCCGCTGGCCGAATCCGTCGCCGCCCGTGCGGGTCTCGGCCCGGACGCGGTGCTGGCGGGCGAACTCGACCTGCGTGAACTCGCCGCCACGGTGGACGGCGCGGCCCTGGTGGTCTGCTCGGACACCGGCGTCGGTCACCTCGCGACCGCCTTCGGCACGCCCTCGGTGGTGCTGTTCGGCCCCAACCCGCCCGCCTGGTGGGGTCCGCCTCCGCAGCGCCGCCGCCACGTCGCGTTGTGGGCCGGGCACATCGGCGACCCGCACGGCGACACCGTCGATCCGGGCCTGCTCGCCCTCGGCACCGACGAGGTGATCGCCGCCGTCCGCGCCCAGCTCACCCGGTGGCCGCCCCGCGCGCGCCAGGACAGCCCGGCGCCCTCCTGA
- a CDS encoding SDR family oxidoreductase codes for MSRPGARELGNILITGGASGLGAATAAAVRAAGGTPLVIDRDKPDPELAWEYADLADSQDAEEAVARLLSRVDGRLDGVFTAAGTDVCGPLDGVSTADWERVVRVNLFGTAAVVRAALPALRASHGTVVTVASTLGIKAVGDATAYCASKFGVVGFTRALAAETRGEVGVTLLVPGGMHTAFFDGRPEQYAPPPDVTLNQPEDVAQTVLFALTRPPGCEVRELVVCHSTEGSWP; via the coding sequence GTGAGCCGACCAGGAGCACGCGAGCTCGGGAACATCCTGATCACCGGTGGCGCGTCCGGTCTCGGCGCCGCCACCGCCGCCGCCGTCCGCGCCGCGGGCGGCACTCCGCTGGTCATCGACCGCGACAAGCCGGACCCCGAATTGGCCTGGGAGTACGCCGATCTCGCGGACTCGCAGGACGCCGAGGAAGCCGTCGCGCGGCTGCTCAGCCGGGTGGACGGGCGCCTGGACGGGGTTTTCACCGCGGCGGGCACCGATGTCTGCGGTCCGCTGGACGGGGTGTCGACCGCCGACTGGGAACGGGTCGTGCGGGTCAACCTGTTCGGCACCGCGGCGGTGGTGCGGGCCGCGCTGCCCGCGCTGCGCGCCTCGCACGGCACGGTGGTGACCGTCGCCTCGACCCTGGGCATCAAGGCGGTCGGTGACGCGACCGCCTACTGCGCCTCGAAGTTCGGCGTCGTCGGTTTCACCCGCGCGCTGGCCGCGGAGACCCGCGGCGAGGTGGGTGTCACGCTGCTCGTCCCGGGCGGCATGCACACCGCCTTCTTCGACGGCCGCCCCGAGCAGTACGCGCCGCCGCCGGATGTCACCCTGAACCAGCCCGAGGATGTCGCCCAGACCGTGCTCTTCGCGCTGACCCGCCCGCCGGGCTGCGAGGTGCGCGAGCTGGTGGTGTGTCACTCCACCGAGGGATCGTGGCCGTGA
- a CDS encoding LLM class flavin-dependent oxidoreductase: protein MIDVPLSVLDLAPVQEGADPGAALAATTELARRTEELGYRRFWVAEHHNMPGIASSAPAVLIAHVAAATSRIRVGSGGVMLPNHAPLVVAEQFGTLHALHPGRIDLGIGRAPGTDQATARALRRTEAGLSAENFPQELADLLRYFRGTGPGGIAATPGRGEEPEIWLLGSSGYSAQVAAVLGLRFAFAHHINPAATEAALALYRTEFRPSAQLEAPYAMVAAAALCADTDERAEELARPRDLAFLQLAAGRPRELPTPEQAAAFQPSEGERQFIEQRRAGQALGSPETVHAQLTDLLHRTEADELMINTLVYDIDDRTRSFELIRKLAQG, encoded by the coding sequence ATGATCGACGTCCCACTGTCCGTGCTCGATCTCGCGCCGGTGCAGGAGGGCGCCGACCCGGGTGCCGCGCTCGCCGCGACCACCGAGCTGGCCCGCCGCACCGAGGAGCTGGGCTACCGGCGGTTCTGGGTGGCCGAGCACCACAACATGCCCGGCATCGCCAGCTCGGCGCCCGCGGTCCTGATCGCGCACGTGGCCGCCGCCACCAGCCGCATCCGCGTCGGTTCCGGTGGGGTCATGCTGCCCAACCACGCGCCGCTGGTGGTCGCCGAACAGTTCGGCACGCTGCACGCACTGCATCCCGGGCGCATCGACCTGGGCATCGGCCGCGCCCCCGGCACCGACCAGGCCACCGCCCGTGCGCTGCGCCGCACCGAGGCGGGCCTGTCGGCGGAGAACTTCCCCCAGGAGCTGGCCGACCTGCTGCGCTACTTCCGCGGCACCGGTCCCGGCGGCATCGCCGCGACGCCCGGCCGGGGCGAGGAACCCGAGATCTGGTTGCTCGGCTCCAGCGGCTACAGCGCGCAGGTCGCCGCCGTGCTCGGCCTGCGTTTCGCGTTCGCCCACCACATCAATCCGGCCGCCACCGAGGCCGCACTCGCCCTGTACCGCACCGAATTCCGTCCGTCCGCGCAGCTCGAGGCGCCCTACGCGATGGTCGCGGCGGCGGCGCTGTGCGCCGACACCGACGAGCGGGCCGAGGAACTGGCCCGCCCGCGCGACCTGGCCTTCCTGCAGCTGGCCGCGGGCAGGCCGCGCGAACTGCCCACCCCCGAGCAGGCCGCGGCCTTCCAGCCGAGCGAGGGCGAACGCCAGTTCATCGAACAGCGCCGCGCCGGACAGGCGCTCGGCTCGCCGGAGACCGTGCACGCCCAGCTCACCGACCTGCTGCACCGTACCGAGGCCGACGAGCTGATGATCAACACGCTCGTCTACGACATCGACGACCGCACCCGCTCCTTCGAACTCATCCGCAAGCTCGCCCAGGGCTGA
- a CDS encoding MDR family MFS transporter, translating into MATETTSAGIGLRSDRGPILAALMLSTGLVALDSTIIATAVLSITRSLGGFAQFPWLFSIYLLAQAVTVPIYGKLADTLGRKPVILFGIGMFAVGSLLCGLATSMPALIVFRALQGVGAGAIQPMTMVIAGDLYTLTERAKVQGYLASVWAMSSVAGPLLGGVFADFVSWRWIFLINLPLAAVAAWTLVRSFHEHPQRRDQRIDYLGAALLTVGAGAVILGLLEGGQAWAWSSPVSIGVFGGGALALVLFVLVERRAGNAILPLWVFTRRVVVASSLMSVLIGALLLGLTSYVPTFTQGVLGTGALVAGLTVGALTLGWPLAASQAGRVYLRIGFRGSALIGSGLAVLGAASTLLIDQDSTLWQVSLSCFVIGAGMGLVATPSLIAAQTSAEWSERGVVTSANMFARSLGSAVGVAVFGAIVNARVGGAEHPAPAVLADAVHLVFVAVVVSAVVLLAASAMLPGRAVDGTG; encoded by the coding sequence GTGGCGACCGAGACGACATCAGCAGGCATCGGCTTACGTTCCGACCGTGGTCCGATCCTCGCCGCGCTGATGTTGTCCACCGGGCTGGTCGCCCTCGATTCCACGATCATCGCGACCGCGGTGCTCTCGATCACCCGGTCTCTCGGCGGATTCGCGCAGTTCCCGTGGTTGTTCTCGATCTACCTGCTGGCGCAGGCGGTCACGGTGCCGATCTACGGCAAGCTCGCCGACACGCTGGGCCGCAAACCGGTGATCCTGTTCGGCATCGGCATGTTCGCGGTGGGTTCGCTGCTGTGCGGACTCGCGACGAGCATGCCCGCGCTGATCGTGTTCCGCGCCCTGCAGGGTGTGGGCGCGGGCGCGATCCAGCCGATGACGATGGTGATCGCGGGCGATCTCTACACCCTCACCGAGCGGGCCAAGGTGCAGGGCTATCTGGCCAGCGTGTGGGCGATGTCCTCGGTGGCGGGTCCGCTGCTGGGCGGGGTGTTCGCCGACTTCGTCAGCTGGCGCTGGATCTTCCTGATCAACCTGCCGCTGGCCGCGGTGGCCGCGTGGACGCTGGTGCGCAGCTTCCACGAGCACCCGCAACGGCGCGATCAACGCATCGACTACCTCGGCGCGGCCCTGCTGACCGTGGGCGCGGGCGCGGTGATCCTCGGCCTGCTCGAGGGCGGGCAGGCGTGGGCGTGGTCCTCGCCGGTGAGCATCGGCGTCTTCGGCGGCGGCGCGCTGGCGCTGGTGCTGTTCGTGCTGGTGGAACGGCGTGCGGGCAACGCGATCCTGCCGCTGTGGGTGTTCACCCGGCGGGTGGTGGTGGCCAGCAGCCTGATGTCGGTGCTGATCGGCGCGCTGCTGCTCGGGCTCACCTCCTACGTGCCGACCTTCACCCAGGGTGTGCTCGGCACCGGCGCGCTGGTCGCCGGTCTCACCGTCGGCGCGTTGACGCTGGGCTGGCCGCTGGCCGCCTCGCAGGCCGGGCGGGTGTACCTGCGCATCGGCTTCCGCGGCAGCGCGCTGATCGGCAGCGGCCTGGCCGTGCTCGGTGCGGCGTCGACCTTGCTGATCGACCAGGACTCGACGCTGTGGCAGGTGTCGCTGTCGTGTTTCGTGATCGGCGCGGGCATGGGCCTGGTCGCCACGCCCAGCCTGATCGCGGCGCAGACCAGCGCGGAATGGTCCGAGCGGGGCGTGGTGACCTCGGCGAACATGTTCGCGCGCTCGCTGGGCAGCGCGGTGGGGGTGGCCGTGTTCGGCGCGATCGTCAACGCCCGCGTCGGCGGTGCCGAACACCCGGCGCCGGCGGTGCTCGCCGACGCGGTGCACCTGGTGTTCGTCGCGGTCGTCGTGTCGGCGGTGGTGTTGCTGGCCGCCTCGGCCATGCTGCCGGGCCGGGCGGTCGACGGCACCGGGTAG
- a CDS encoding glycosyltransferase — protein sequence MTSFVQGGHRYLIPADGHQGEWARGRCGRPWPESAQEIAPAALADAEIDVVVVQRPRELDLTLEWTGRRPGIDVPALYVEHNTPNQHAALTRHPLADRPEIPIVHVTDFNRLMWDNGRNPATVVPHGVLDPGYRYTGEMARAATIINEPVRRGRVTGTDLLVPLSAAAPIDVFGMGTDDLHEALEVGDDRVHGAGDHTQDRLHAELGRRRVFLHLPRWTSLGLSLLEAMYLGMPVVAVGSTEAGASIPPEAGTVSTDPAVLADAVRGYLAEPMLAEVAGKAGRQWAHAHFGIDAFVERWDALLARTIAEHPAGRPS from the coding sequence ATGACCTCGTTCGTGCAGGGCGGGCATCGGTATCTGATCCCCGCCGACGGGCACCAGGGCGAGTGGGCGCGCGGCCGCTGCGGGCGGCCGTGGCCGGAGTCCGCGCAGGAGATCGCGCCCGCCGCGCTGGCCGACGCCGAGATCGACGTGGTGGTGGTGCAGCGACCACGCGAGCTCGACCTCACGCTCGAGTGGACCGGCAGGCGGCCGGGCATCGATGTGCCCGCGCTCTACGTCGAGCACAACACCCCGAACCAGCACGCCGCGCTGACCCGGCATCCGCTGGCCGACCGGCCGGAGATCCCGATCGTGCACGTCACCGATTTCAACCGGCTGATGTGGGACAACGGGCGCAACCCCGCCACGGTGGTGCCGCACGGCGTGCTCGACCCCGGCTACCGCTATACCGGCGAAATGGCCAGGGCCGCAACGATCATCAACGAGCCGGTGCGGCGGGGACGGGTCACCGGCACCGATCTGCTGGTGCCGCTCTCGGCGGCGGCGCCGATCGACGTGTTCGGCATGGGCACCGACGATCTGCACGAGGCACTGGAGGTCGGCGACGACCGGGTGCACGGCGCGGGCGACCACACCCAGGACCGCCTGCACGCCGAACTCGGGCGTCGACGGGTGTTCCTGCACCTGCCGCGCTGGACCTCGCTCGGCCTGTCGCTGCTCGAGGCGATGTATCTCGGGATGCCGGTGGTCGCCGTCGGCAGCACCGAGGCGGGCGCGTCGATCCCACCGGAGGCGGGCACCGTGTCGACCGACCCGGCCGTGCTCGCCGACGCGGTGCGCGGCTATCTCGCCGAGCCGATGCTCGCCGAGGTCGCGGGCAAGGCCGGCCGGCAGTGGGCGCACGCGCATTTCGGCATCGACGCCTTCGTCGAGCGCTGGGATGCCCTGCTGGCGCGCACGATCGCCGAGCATCCGGCGGGGCGGCCGTCATGA
- a CDS encoding NADPH-dependent oxidoreductase, whose translation MTQIAPSPAETVRTRYRDAQVPEPAVWNATLAVLHEHRSVRRYLPDPVSDDTLRLLISAAQSAPTSSNLQVWSVVAVRDPDRKARLAALAGDQAHVVRAPLLLVWTADFARLRQLAADHDAPLAGADYLESSYVGFIDAALAAQNAVVAAESLGLGTVYIGALRNHPEAVATELQLPPGVFATFGLVVGHPDPAERAQVKPRLPQQAVLHRETYRLPEQRSHVATYERRIAEFYGEQDLAHSWTERVLARLASARSLAGRDRLRTALHNQGFPLR comes from the coding sequence ATGACGCAGATCGCCCCCTCTCCGGCCGAGACCGTGCGCACCCGGTACCGGGACGCGCAGGTGCCCGAGCCCGCCGTGTGGAACGCCACACTGGCGGTGCTGCACGAGCACCGTTCGGTGCGCCGCTACCTGCCCGACCCGGTGTCCGACGACACGTTGCGACTGCTGATCTCGGCCGCGCAGTCGGCGCCGACCTCGTCCAACCTGCAGGTGTGGAGTGTGGTCGCGGTCCGCGACCCCGATCGCAAGGCCCGGCTGGCGGCCCTGGCCGGTGACCAGGCGCACGTGGTGCGGGCGCCGCTGCTGCTGGTGTGGACGGCCGATTTCGCGCGGTTGCGCCAGCTCGCCGCCGACCACGACGCCCCGCTGGCCGGAGCCGACTATCTCGAGTCCAGCTACGTCGGCTTCATCGACGCGGCGCTGGCGGCGCAGAACGCGGTGGTGGCCGCCGAATCCCTCGGCCTCGGCACGGTCTACATCGGGGCGTTGCGCAATCATCCGGAGGCGGTCGCGACCGAACTCCAGCTCCCGCCAGGGGTTTTCGCGACCTTCGGCCTGGTGGTCGGCCATCCCGACCCGGCCGAGCGCGCCCAGGTCAAGCCGCGCCTGCCACAGCAGGCGGTACTGCACCGGGAAACCTACCGGCTCCCCGAGCAGCGCTCGCACGTCGCCACCTACGAGCGCCGCATCGCCGAGTTCTACGGCGAGCAGGATCTCGCGCACTCCTGGACCGAGCGGGTGCTGGCCCGTCTCGCCTCCGCCCGCAGCCTCGCCGGCCGCGACCGCCTCCGCACCGCCCTGCACAACCAGGGCTTCCCCCTGCGGTGA